A single Streptomyces sannanensis DNA region contains:
- a CDS encoding ATP-binding cassette domain-containing protein, producing MSSLLDAAAGFRSVEWDARPRSVTPGRQRWDVKLVLGRPRTAEVFAAALRRIPGITEARANPVTGGVLVRHDARLRATDVGRIVRRAVTLVAEDPTGAGRPASARPVAAPAPRADRGLVVRPVLAVGGGVAAGIALIKGSALSRQLVAVGGVAAATAAVLRKAWRGTVDASQEAAGPGVERHPLVEIVGPHRRRLCGAVALSIACQASEMALGTLLGWTGLVLIKGQAAPLVRLGLTTASAQLFGLAGLMTAACAAVAGLSYASNLQWRRLGQDIEHDWRNRTYAHVQHLELRHLEGERTTRIAGALTDDVRQMGTFFATSANDLLQLGTSLALLVPLFLLLAPQIAWIAFLPIPVIAWLSFHYQDKVAADYAVSGEYRARLHSQLVNTLEAGATVKSFCTEDYEAERIDRLSGEVQDSSRRTDRSTIRHAEIVRVCTTGSMAGTLLIGGRAVLDGSLPFEVFSPLIGLPQMVMLRMNRLGGIVDQYQRTITAYDRVQRLRALPVETDGTGGPLDAEKARGEIVLDNVTFAYPDRPPALEDLSLTIPAGQITALVGATGSGKTTIAKLLMRFQNADIGSVLLDGRDVRELSRHDLRHAIGFVAQDPFLFDGTVADNIRYGSFGASGEAVVEAAMKAEAHTFVATLPDGYDTVIGERGAALSGGQRQRIALARAILKDAPVVILDEATSAVDNETEAAIQRALRVFAADRTMLIIAHRLSTVRHADRIYVMDKGGVVAEQGTHDELLAQHGLYASLWQLQAGEPAA from the coding sequence ATGTCATCGCTACTGGATGCCGCAGCCGGATTCCGCTCCGTGGAATGGGACGCGCGTCCGCGCTCGGTCACTCCGGGCCGCCAGCGCTGGGACGTCAAGCTGGTGCTTGGACGGCCACGGACGGCTGAGGTTTTCGCCGCCGCGCTGCGCCGCATTCCCGGGATCACCGAGGCCCGGGCCAACCCGGTCACCGGCGGGGTACTCGTCCGGCACGATGCACGGCTGCGCGCCACGGACGTCGGCCGGATCGTCCGCAGAGCCGTCACCCTGGTCGCGGAGGATCCGACCGGAGCGGGACGCCCGGCATCGGCCCGACCCGTCGCCGCACCGGCCCCGCGGGCGGATCGCGGCCTGGTCGTGCGACCGGTGCTCGCCGTCGGCGGCGGGGTCGCGGCCGGGATCGCGCTGATCAAGGGGTCGGCGCTGAGCAGGCAACTGGTGGCAGTGGGCGGGGTGGCCGCGGCGACCGCGGCCGTTCTCCGGAAGGCCTGGCGCGGAACGGTCGACGCATCCCAGGAAGCGGCCGGGCCCGGCGTCGAACGCCACCCCCTGGTGGAGATCGTCGGACCGCACCGACGCCGTCTCTGCGGGGCCGTTGCCCTGTCCATCGCTTGCCAGGCCTCGGAGATGGCGCTCGGTACCTTGCTCGGCTGGACCGGACTGGTCCTCATCAAGGGGCAGGCAGCTCCGCTGGTCCGCCTCGGCCTGACCACCGCGTCCGCCCAACTCTTCGGGCTGGCGGGGCTGATGACCGCCGCCTGTGCCGCCGTGGCGGGCCTGTCGTACGCCTCGAACCTCCAGTGGCGCCGGCTCGGCCAGGACATCGAGCACGACTGGCGCAACCGGACGTACGCCCATGTGCAGCACCTCGAACTACGGCACCTGGAAGGCGAGCGGACCACCCGGATCGCCGGCGCGCTCACCGACGACGTCCGTCAGATGGGCACCTTCTTCGCCACCTCGGCCAACGACCTGCTGCAACTCGGCACCAGTCTGGCCCTCCTGGTGCCGCTGTTCCTGTTGCTGGCACCACAGATCGCCTGGATCGCGTTCCTGCCCATCCCGGTCATCGCCTGGCTGTCGTTCCACTACCAGGACAAAGTCGCGGCCGATTACGCCGTCTCCGGCGAGTACCGGGCCAGGCTGCACAGCCAGTTGGTGAACACGCTGGAGGCCGGTGCCACCGTCAAGAGCTTCTGCACCGAGGATTACGAGGCCGAGCGCATCGACCGGCTGAGCGGGGAGGTCCAGGACAGCAGCCGGCGGACCGACCGGAGCACGATCCGCCACGCCGAGATCGTCCGGGTCTGCACGACCGGCTCGATGGCCGGAACCCTGCTGATCGGCGGCCGGGCGGTGCTCGACGGCAGCCTGCCGTTCGAGGTGTTCAGCCCGCTGATCGGGCTGCCCCAGATGGTAATGCTGCGGATGAACCGGCTCGGCGGCATCGTCGACCAGTACCAGCGCACGATCACCGCCTACGACCGGGTCCAGCGCCTGCGCGCCCTCCCCGTCGAGACCGATGGCACCGGCGGACCGCTCGACGCCGAGAAGGCGCGCGGGGAGATCGTCCTCGACAACGTGACCTTCGCCTACCCCGATCGGCCACCGGCGCTGGAGGACCTCTCGCTGACCATCCCCGCCGGGCAGATCACCGCCCTCGTCGGCGCCACCGGCTCAGGCAAGACCACGATCGCCAAGCTGCTGATGCGATTCCAGAACGCGGACATCGGCAGCGTGCTGCTCGACGGGCGGGACGTGCGCGAGCTGTCGCGGCACGACCTGCGCCACGCGATCGGGTTCGTCGCCCAGGACCCCTTCCTCTTCGACGGCACCGTCGCCGACAACATCCGTTACGGCAGCTTCGGAGCCTCGGGCGAGGCAGTGGTCGAGGCGGCCATGAAAGCCGAGGCACACACCTTCGTCGCGACGCTGCCGGACGGCTACGACACGGTGATCGGCGAACGTGGTGCCGCGCTCTCCGGCGGCCAGCGACAGCGGATCGCGCTGGCACGCGCGATCCTCAAGGACGCGCCGGTCGTGATCCTCGACGAAGCCACTTCCGCCGTGGACAACGAGACCGAGGCCGCCATCCAGCGCGCGCTCCGCGTCTTCGCGGCCGACCGGACGATGCTGATCATCGCCCACCGGCTCTCCACGGTCCGCCACGCCGACCGGATCTACGTCATGGACAAGGGCGGCGTCGTCGCCGAGCAGGGCACCCACGACGAACTCCTCGCCCAGCACGGACTCTACGCATCCCTGTGGCAACTTCAGGCCGGCGAACCCGCCGCCTGA
- a CDS encoding DUF5132 domain-containing protein: MPPVVPPFLIGLIVAPLAKRLLKPLVRGVVTTSVGLVMEVKKAAHEAGENIHDLAVEVAADMVAAQIASGDGHQPTEGVATNGEKDEVRTPKIRATAGAGKAQ, translated from the coding sequence ATGCCGCCCGTCGTTCCGCCGTTTCTGATCGGTCTCATCGTCGCGCCACTGGCCAAGCGTCTCCTCAAGCCGCTGGTGCGCGGTGTCGTCACGACGTCCGTCGGTCTTGTCATGGAGGTGAAGAAGGCGGCCCATGAGGCCGGAGAGAACATCCATGACCTCGCGGTCGAGGTGGCTGCCGACATGGTGGCGGCGCAGATCGCCTCCGGTGACGGCCACCAGCCCACCGAGGGTGTAGCCACGAACGGCGAGAAGGACGAGGTCAGGACTCCGAAGATCCGTGCGACCGCTGGCGCCGGGAAGGCGCAGTGA
- a CDS encoding glutamine synthetase family protein encodes MATTHPRAERAAQARAAETQLAADGIDGVVFGWVDNAGLTRVKSVPLAQLEHAAEYGVGAVPCFDVSLVDDSFTAAPSSTGPVGDLRLVPDLDRLTPLAAQPGWAWAPADRYTQDGTPHPGCQRRFARQVTEAIERRGLSVQAGIEVEWVVADATGAPATLGPAYGMTRFVEHSDYLREVLRALTAQGLTVLQLHPEYAAGQFEVSVAAEGPVEAADTTMLVRHTIRAVSARHGLRVSYAPVFTEGSVGNGGHLHLSLWRQEQNLGHGGPGRHGLHPDAEQFFAGVLAELPALLALGAPSVASYLRLVPSRFAGAYRCWGLENREAALRLITGSAAGQANAELKCFDAAANPYLEVGAVLAAGLAGLESGLPLPPETPSDPAALVAAERLPASLPEAIDAYEKSALLRQALGSDLYEAVLAVRRAEAELFAGHTDADVIKAVRWRY; translated from the coding sequence ATGGCCACCACGCACCCCCGGGCTGAGCGGGCCGCCCAGGCCCGGGCAGCCGAAACCCAGCTCGCCGCCGACGGAATCGACGGGGTGGTGTTCGGTTGGGTCGACAACGCCGGCCTCACCCGCGTGAAGTCCGTCCCGCTCGCCCAGCTCGAACACGCCGCCGAGTACGGCGTCGGCGCCGTGCCCTGCTTCGACGTCTCCCTGGTGGACGACTCCTTCACCGCTGCGCCTTCGAGTACCGGCCCGGTGGGCGACCTGCGGCTCGTCCCCGACCTCGACCGGCTCACCCCGCTCGCCGCCCAGCCCGGCTGGGCCTGGGCCCCGGCCGACCGCTATACCCAGGACGGCACCCCGCACCCCGGCTGTCAGCGCCGATTCGCCCGCCAGGTCACCGAGGCCATCGAGCGGCGCGGGCTTTCGGTGCAAGCCGGGATCGAGGTCGAGTGGGTGGTGGCCGACGCCACCGGGGCCCCCGCGACGCTCGGGCCCGCGTACGGGATGACCCGCTTCGTCGAGCACTCCGACTATCTGCGGGAGGTGCTGCGCGCCCTCACCGCCCAGGGGTTGACCGTGCTCCAGCTCCACCCCGAGTACGCCGCCGGGCAGTTCGAGGTCTCGGTCGCCGCCGAGGGGCCGGTCGAGGCGGCCGACACCACGATGCTGGTGCGCCACACCATCCGGGCCGTCTCCGCCCGTCACGGCCTGCGGGTCTCGTACGCGCCCGTCTTCACCGAGGGCTCGGTCGGCAACGGCGGCCACCTGCACCTCAGCCTATGGCGACAGGAGCAGAACCTCGGGCACGGCGGCCCCGGCCGCCACGGGCTGCACCCCGACGCCGAGCAGTTCTTCGCAGGCGTACTGGCCGAGCTGCCCGCCCTGCTCGCCCTCGGCGCGCCCAGCGTCGCCTCCTACCTGCGGCTGGTCCCCTCCCGCTTTGCCGGGGCCTACCGATGCTGGGGCCTGGAGAACCGCGAGGCAGCGCTGCGCCTGATCACCGGCTCCGCCGCCGGGCAGGCAAACGCCGAGCTCAAGTGCTTCGACGCCGCCGCCAACCCGTACCTGGAGGTCGGCGCCGTGCTGGCCGCCGGACTCGCTGGCCTGGAGTCCGGCCTGCCCCTCCCGCCCGAGACTCCGAGCGACCCAGCCGCCCTCGTCGCCGCCGAGCGCCTCCCGGCGAGCCTGCCGGAGGCGATCGACGCGTACGAGAAGTCCGCACTGCTGCGGCAGGCGCTCGGTTCCGATTTGTACGAGGCCGTGCTGGCCGTCCGGCGGGCAGAGGCTGAGCTGTTCGCGGGGCACACGGATGCGGATGTCATCAAGGCTGTCCGCTGGCGCTACTGA
- a CDS encoding GNAT family N-acetyltransferase has product MIDTRIRLLREEDWDEVVALEERAYAASGLSEGREALRSRQCASPSTCFVLEHAGGFGGYLLALPYPLFRCPDLSVAEEGTAQESDRGSNLHAHDLVIAERARGRGLAPRLLRHLEETGRAARYRSLSLVAVRGSEVLWSRLGYRARPEIGLPASYGAEAVYMAKPLEPAVTDPVLGSSPRAEVG; this is encoded by the coding sequence GTGATCGACACCCGGATCCGGCTGCTTCGGGAGGAGGACTGGGACGAGGTGGTCGCGCTGGAGGAACGCGCCTACGCCGCGAGCGGTCTGTCCGAGGGGCGGGAGGCGCTGCGCTCCCGGCAGTGCGCCTCGCCCTCGACCTGCTTCGTGCTGGAGCACGCGGGTGGCTTCGGGGGCTATCTGCTCGCATTGCCGTACCCGCTGTTCCGCTGCCCGGACCTGAGCGTGGCCGAGGAAGGCACGGCGCAGGAGAGCGACCGGGGGAGCAACCTGCACGCCCACGACCTGGTGATCGCCGAGCGGGCGCGCGGCCGCGGCCTGGCCCCCCGGCTGCTGCGACACCTGGAGGAGACCGGCCGGGCGGCCCGCTACCGGTCCCTCTCTCTGGTCGCCGTGCGCGGCTCCGAGGTGCTGTGGTCCCGGCTGGGCTACCGCGCCCGGCCCGAGATCGGGCTGCCCGCGAGCTACGGTGCCGAGGCGGTCTACATGGCGAAGCCGCTGGAACCCGCTGTTACCGATCCGGTTCTCGGGTCCTCCCCCAGAGCCGAAGTGGGCTGA
- a CDS encoding type III PLP-dependent enzyme: MRAALAAAIEDAIIYDLDGIGRQYAALCAELPGVAVRFAMKACPVDEVLGHLARLGSGFDAASPQEIAQALRTGVAPWLIHYGNTVKSDRNIAEAYRLGVRDFATDCLEDVAAIAEHAPGSRVFCRIATTGEGALWGLSHKFGCSPEDALRVLGAARSAGLVPSGLSVHVGSQQMTAEAWAAAIDSLAAVLEALSGRGITPDRINLGGGLPALGVLDRRGRPLEPPLDKMFVVIREGMERLRAVNAAPLDFLVEPGRHLVADHGAIRAHVARLTSRHRLDGTREDWLYLSCGKFNGLYEMDQLQYRLEFPTHSGGQFVDAVVAGPTCDSDDAYAQEDGLVRVPRAIASGDPVWVHSCGAYAAAYATRGFNGFAPLPYTCVGGPALDGGDA; the protein is encoded by the coding sequence CTGCGCGCTGCGCTCGCCGCCGCCATCGAGGACGCCATCATCTACGACCTGGACGGCATCGGCCGCCAGTACGCCGCCCTGTGCGCCGAACTGCCAGGCGTCGCCGTCCGGTTCGCGATGAAGGCCTGCCCGGTGGACGAGGTGCTCGGCCACCTCGCCCGGCTCGGCTCCGGCTTCGACGCGGCGAGCCCGCAGGAGATCGCCCAGGCGCTGCGCACCGGGGTGGCCCCCTGGCTGATCCACTACGGCAACACCGTCAAGTCCGACCGCAACATCGCCGAGGCTTACCGGCTGGGCGTGCGCGACTTCGCCACCGACTGCCTGGAGGACGTCGCCGCAATCGCCGAACACGCCCCTGGATCACGGGTCTTCTGCCGGATCGCGACCACCGGCGAGGGAGCGCTGTGGGGCCTGAGCCACAAGTTCGGCTGCTCGCCCGAGGATGCCCTGCGGGTGCTCGGTGCCGCCCGGAGCGCCGGGCTGGTGCCCTCCGGCCTGTCGGTGCACGTCGGCTCCCAGCAGATGACCGCCGAGGCATGGGCCGCGGCGATCGACTCGCTGGCGGCGGTCCTGGAGGCGCTCAGCGGGCGCGGCATCACCCCGGACCGGATCAACCTCGGTGGCGGTCTGCCCGCCCTCGGTGTCCTCGACCGGCGCGGCCGGCCGCTGGAACCGCCGCTGGACAAGATGTTCGTGGTGATCCGCGAGGGCATGGAACGACTGCGTGCCGTCAACGCCGCCCCGCTGGACTTCCTGGTGGAGCCCGGCCGCCACCTGGTCGCCGACCACGGCGCGATCCGCGCCCACGTGGCACGGCTCACTTCCCGACACCGGCTCGACGGCACCCGTGAGGACTGGCTCTACCTGAGCTGCGGCAAGTTCAACGGCCTCTACGAGATGGACCAGTTGCAGTACCGCCTGGAGTTCCCCACCCATTCCGGCGGGCAGTTCGTCGACGCCGTGGTGGCCGGCCCGACCTGCGACAGCGACGACGCGTACGCCCAGGAGGACGGCCTGGTACGGGTCCCGCGCGCGATCGCCTCCGGCGACCCGGTGTGGGTCCACTCCTGCGGCGCGTACGCCGCCGCGTACGCCACCCGGGGGTTCAACGGCTTCGCGCCGCTGCCGTACACCTGCGTCGGCGGCCCGGCTCTGGACGGAGGAGACGCGTGA
- a CDS encoding acyl-CoA dehydrogenase family protein, producing MSARRLLPNEESLGLIRLVRKLAADELAPRVDADEANEAFPRDVFRLLGRVGLLGLPYSEAYGGSSLSYEVYLQVVEEIASVWVSVGVGVSVHVLSCFGLATMGTEEQKQEWLPAMLGGELLGAYCLSEPHAGSDPAAMQTRARLDGDHYVLNGAKAWTTHGGHADYYKVMARTSEDRTGISCFMIPADTEGLTADVPERKMGLTGSTTATMVLRDVRVPVERRIGAEGDGLRIALASLDSGRLGIAAVAVGLAQGALDHAIAYARDRETFGSRIIDHQGVAFLLADMEAAVFSARAATLHAARLKDAGLPFSREASVAKLVATDNAMRVTTDAVQVLGGVGYTREFPVERYMREAKVTQIFEGTNQIQRMVIGRSLAKSNNGDLTLAP from the coding sequence ATGAGCGCGCGTCGTCTGTTACCGAACGAGGAGTCCCTTGGCCTCATCAGGCTGGTCCGGAAGCTGGCGGCCGATGAACTCGCGCCGCGGGTGGATGCCGATGAGGCGAACGAGGCGTTCCCTCGTGACGTCTTCAGGCTCCTCGGACGCGTCGGCCTGCTCGGTTTGCCGTACTCCGAGGCGTACGGTGGCAGCAGTCTGTCCTACGAGGTGTACCTACAGGTTGTCGAAGAGATCGCGTCCGTGTGGGTTTCGGTCGGTGTAGGTGTCTCAGTGCACGTGCTGTCGTGCTTCGGCTTGGCGACGATGGGTACCGAGGAGCAGAAGCAGGAGTGGCTGCCCGCGATGCTCGGTGGCGAGCTGCTGGGTGCCTACTGCCTCTCGGAGCCGCACGCCGGCTCGGACCCGGCCGCGATGCAGACCCGGGCCCGTCTGGACGGCGATCACTACGTCCTGAACGGCGCGAAAGCCTGGACGACCCATGGCGGCCACGCGGACTACTACAAGGTCATGGCCCGCACCTCGGAAGATCGCACGGGTATCTCGTGCTTCATGATCCCGGCTGACACCGAGGGCCTCACCGCTGATGTGCCTGAACGGAAGATGGGCCTGACCGGGTCCACGACGGCGACCATGGTGCTCCGGGACGTCCGTGTCCCCGTCGAGCGGCGTATCGGTGCTGAGGGCGACGGCCTGCGTATCGCTCTCGCGAGCCTGGATTCCGGCCGTCTCGGTATCGCGGCCGTCGCGGTCGGTCTCGCCCAGGGCGCTCTTGACCACGCGATCGCCTATGCGCGCGATCGGGAGACTTTCGGATCACGCATTATCGACCACCAGGGAGTCGCGTTCCTGCTCGCTGACATGGAGGCCGCGGTGTTTTCAGCGCGTGCTGCGACCCTCCATGCCGCCCGGTTGAAGGACGCGGGACTGCCGTTCAGCCGTGAGGCGTCGGTCGCGAAGCTTGTCGCGACCGACAACGCGATGCGTGTCACCACCGATGCGGTGCAGGTGCTCGGCGGGGTCGGCTACACGCGCGAGTTCCCGGTCGAGCGGTACATGCGTGAGGCCAAGGTGACTCAGATCTTCGAAGGCACGAACCAGATTCAGCGCATGGTCATCGGGCGGTCGCTCGCCAAGTCCAACAACGGTGACCTCACTTTGGCCCCCTGA
- a CDS encoding metallophosphoesterase, giving the protein MTDTSNTRPAEGEAQAPRQSRLHRLMRYIPLIAPVLLWAVPCWVLLHSGQHWPLPVTLVGTALFVLGLVGMPFAMVRGHGRRQQDRAAIVGDTLLGTSWVLFTWSVLIGVLLRLALTVAGVGESQDRARIVTWAVLGVTAVLLAWGYAEARRVPRVRRLDVQLPRLGPGLDGIRVVLITDTHYGPLDRARWSARVCETVNALEADLVCHTGDIADGTAERRRAQAVPLSTVRATRARVYVTGNHEYYSEAQGWVDLMDELGWEPLRNRHLLLERGGDTLVVAGVDDVTAESSGLAGHGAHLAGALHGADPDHPVLLLAHQPKFVDRAAAGGVDLQLSGHTHGGQIWPFHHLVRIDQPALAGLSRHGTRTLLYTSRGTGFWGPPFRVFAPSEITLLVLRSPQRPPHRSAGRAGGSA; this is encoded by the coding sequence GTGACCGACACCAGCAACACCCGGCCCGCCGAGGGTGAAGCGCAAGCGCCGCGGCAGAGCCGACTGCACCGCCTGATGCGCTACATCCCCCTGATCGCCCCCGTCCTTCTGTGGGCCGTGCCCTGCTGGGTGCTCCTGCACAGCGGCCAGCACTGGCCGCTGCCCGTCACGCTGGTCGGCACCGCCCTGTTCGTCCTCGGCCTCGTCGGTATGCCGTTCGCGATGGTGCGCGGCCACGGCCGGCGTCAGCAGGACCGGGCGGCGATCGTCGGTGACACCCTGCTGGGCACGAGCTGGGTTCTGTTCACCTGGTCCGTTCTGATCGGGGTCCTCTTGCGGCTCGCCCTGACCGTGGCCGGCGTCGGTGAGAGTCAGGACCGGGCCCGAATCGTCACTTGGGCGGTCCTCGGCGTTACCGCCGTGCTGCTCGCCTGGGGGTACGCCGAGGCCCGCCGCGTGCCCCGCGTGCGGCGACTCGACGTGCAACTCCCACGGCTGGGTCCCGGGTTGGACGGTATACGCGTCGTCCTCATCACCGACACCCACTACGGTCCCCTCGATCGCGCCCGCTGGTCGGCACGGGTGTGCGAGACGGTGAACGCTCTGGAAGCCGACTTGGTCTGCCACACCGGAGACATCGCGGACGGCACGGCCGAACGCCGCCGTGCTCAGGCCGTCCCACTCAGTACTGTGCGGGCCACCCGGGCCCGGGTCTACGTCACCGGCAACCACGAGTACTACAGCGAGGCCCAGGGCTGGGTCGACCTGATGGACGAGCTGGGCTGGGAGCCGCTGCGCAACCGCCATCTGCTGCTCGAACGCGGTGGCGACACCCTCGTGGTGGCCGGCGTGGATGACGTCACGGCCGAGTCCTCCGGCCTCGCCGGCCACGGCGCCCACCTCGCCGGAGCCCTGCACGGCGCCGACCCCGACCACCCCGTCCTGCTCCTGGCCCACCAGCCCAAGTTCGTCGACCGGGCGGCAGCCGGCGGCGTCGACCTCCAGCTCTCCGGCCACACCCACGGCGGCCAGATCTGGCCCTTCCACCACCTGGTCCGCATCGACCAGCCCGCCCTCGCCGGCCTCAGCCGCCACGGCACCCGCACCCTCCTCTACACCAGCCGCGGCACCGGCTTCTGGGGCCCGCCCTTCCGCGTCTTCGCCCCGAGCGAGATCACCCTGCTCGTACTCCGCTCCCCGCAGCGGCCCCCACACCGTAGCGCTGGGCGGGCCGGCGGTTCCGCCTGA
- a CDS encoding GNAT family N-acetyltransferase: protein MSSRTSPISQPITIRRAVARDAKRLTRLVRGSGAYEGKYAAAVAGYRVGPDYIEAHRAFVAVGADEHGGRVIGFYSLVLAPPELDLLFVADEAQGRGIGRLLVAHMQSEARAAGLDRVKVVSHLPAEDFYHRVGAVRTGTALANPPAVPWDRPTFEFRIPSE, encoded by the coding sequence ATGAGTTCACGCACTTCCCCGATCAGCCAGCCGATCACGATACGGAGGGCCGTCGCGCGGGATGCCAAACGGCTCACGCGGCTCGTGCGTGGCTCAGGCGCCTACGAGGGTAAGTACGCAGCCGCAGTGGCGGGCTACCGGGTCGGTCCTGATTACATCGAAGCCCATCGCGCCTTTGTGGCCGTCGGCGCCGACGAGCATGGAGGCCGGGTCATCGGGTTCTACTCGCTTGTCCTCGCTCCACCGGAGCTCGACCTGCTGTTCGTCGCCGACGAAGCGCAAGGACGTGGTATTGGACGGCTGCTCGTTGCGCACATGCAGTCCGAGGCCCGTGCCGCCGGGCTCGACCGTGTCAAGGTCGTGTCGCATCTTCCCGCCGAGGACTTCTACCACCGCGTTGGTGCAGTGCGGACCGGGACCGCGCTCGCGAACCCGCCCGCCGTGCCGTGGGACCGTCCCACATTCGAGTTTCGCATTCCTTCGGAATGA
- a CDS encoding L-threonylcarbamoyladenylate synthase, which produces MATYYDVHPQNPQQRTISTVAAGIRSGALIAYPTDSCYALGCQLGNRDGLSRIRSIRNLDDRHHFTLVCQNFAQLGQFVHVDKDVFRAIKAATPGSYTFILPATKEVPRQLLHPKKKTVGVRIPDHIVAQALLADLGEPLLSSTLLLPDEDEPMTQGWEIKERLDHVVDAVVDSGDCGTEPTTVIDFSSGEAEIVRRGAGDTARFE; this is translated from the coding sequence ATGGCAACGTACTACGACGTGCACCCCCAGAACCCTCAGCAGCGCACCATCAGCACTGTCGCTGCCGGCATCCGTTCCGGCGCGCTCATCGCGTACCCGACGGACTCCTGTTACGCCCTGGGCTGCCAGCTGGGCAACCGTGACGGCCTCAGCCGGATCCGGTCGATCCGGAACCTCGACGATCGCCACCATTTCACCCTGGTGTGCCAGAACTTCGCGCAGCTCGGCCAGTTCGTGCATGTCGACAAGGACGTGTTCCGCGCGATCAAGGCGGCAACACCTGGCAGCTACACCTTCATCCTCCCGGCGACGAAGGAGGTGCCGCGCCAGCTGCTGCACCCCAAGAAGAAAACCGTCGGAGTCCGCATTCCGGACCATATTGTTGCCCAGGCCCTGCTGGCGGACCTCGGTGAGCCGCTGCTCTCCAGCACCCTGCTCCTGCCCGACGAGGACGAGCCGATGACACAGGGGTGGGAGATCAAAGAGCGCCTCGACCACGTGGTTGACGCCGTGGTCGACTCGGGCGACTGTGGCACGGAGCCGACCACGGTCATCGACTTCTCCAGTGGCGAGGCCGAGATCGTACGCCGTGGGGCAGGCGACACCGCGCGGTTCGAGTAG
- a CDS encoding PaaI family thioesterase, protein MEDTPLQNLADPDGVCYGCGSAHPSGLRISSHWDADAVHLVCTHLPDPGFTGWPGLVYGGLIAMLVDCHSNWTAMAHHYRAEGREPGSLPRIDCVTGELGVKYLKPTPMGVPLTLRARVEGEVARKSRVICEVYAADVLTAVGDSVFVRVDTVRLAAAAHGTAAT, encoded by the coding sequence GTGGAAGACACGCCCCTGCAAAACCTGGCCGATCCGGACGGTGTCTGCTACGGATGCGGCAGCGCGCATCCAAGCGGCCTGCGCATCAGCAGCCACTGGGACGCGGACGCGGTCCATCTGGTGTGCACGCACCTGCCGGATCCCGGCTTCACCGGCTGGCCCGGACTCGTGTACGGCGGGCTGATCGCGATGCTCGTCGACTGCCACTCCAACTGGACGGCCATGGCGCACCACTACCGCGCCGAGGGGCGTGAGCCGGGCAGCCTGCCGCGCATCGACTGCGTGACGGGGGAGCTCGGCGTGAAGTACCTGAAGCCGACACCGATGGGCGTGCCGCTCACCCTGAGGGCACGCGTCGAAGGCGAGGTGGCCCGTAAGAGCCGAGTGATCTGCGAGGTGTACGCCGCGGACGTGCTGACCGCTGTCGGCGATTCGGTGTTCGTGCGGGTGGACACCGTGCGTCTGGCGGCCGCAGCGCACGGTACGGCGGCGACGTAG
- a CDS encoding uracil-DNA glycosylase translates to MRGDHPATETHDFPAITAPRMRTVQDLDAAVATCRACPRLVAWREEAARVKRRAFKDWEYWGRPVPGFGPPDAPLAIIGLAPAAHGGNRTGRIFTGDPSGDALYAALYDIGLASQPTATHRNDGLELYGVRITVPVHCAPPGNRPTTTERDTCRPWLAHELELLRPTLRATVVLGAFAWQALLPVLAGAGWRLPRPRPVFGHGVEALVAEAGGEREVYLIGGYHPSRRNMFTRTLTPAMLRDVLRRGALVAGLPTRSGRGNPGP, encoded by the coding sequence ATGCGCGGCGACCACCCGGCGACCGAAACACACGACTTCCCCGCGATCACGGCTCCTCGGATGAGAACGGTCCAGGACTTGGACGCGGCGGTGGCCACCTGTCGGGCCTGCCCGCGGCTGGTGGCCTGGCGGGAGGAGGCCGCGCGCGTCAAGCGCAGGGCATTCAAGGACTGGGAGTACTGGGGCAGGCCGGTGCCCGGCTTCGGCCCGCCGGATGCACCACTTGCGATCATCGGGCTTGCTCCGGCCGCGCACGGCGGCAACCGCACCGGGCGCATCTTCACCGGTGACCCGTCCGGCGATGCACTCTATGCCGCCCTGTACGACATCGGTCTGGCCTCCCAGCCGACCGCCACGCACCGGAACGACGGGTTGGAGCTGTACGGGGTACGGATCACCGTGCCGGTGCACTGTGCACCGCCCGGCAACCGGCCCACCACAACTGAACGCGACACCTGCCGCCCGTGGCTTGCCCACGAGTTGGAGTTGCTGCGCCCGACGCTGAGGGCCACAGTGGTGCTCGGAGCCTTCGCCTGGCAGGCGCTGCTGCCCGTGCTGGCCGGCGCGGGATGGCGACTGCCCCGTCCACGACCGGTCTTCGGGCACGGTGTCGAGGCGCTGGTCGCCGAGGCCGGCGGCGAACGCGAGGTGTACCTGATCGGCGGATACCATCCCAGCCGGCGCAACATGTTCACCCGCACCCTCACCCCTGCCATGCTCCGGGACGTCCTGCGGCGCGGTGCTCTGGTTGCCGGACTGCCGACCCGGTCCGGGCGCGGAAACCCGGGTCCCTGA